One segment of bacterium DNA contains the following:
- a CDS encoding transposase: protein MKITRAGVDIAKSVFHVHGVNGDDQPAWQAKLKRSEWLEALCARLAPNAEIGMEACASSHHWARELRKRGFRVKLIAALLAITRNRRNLII, encoded by the coding sequence ATGAAGATTACCCGAGCCGGAGTCGACATTGCGAAATCTGTCTTTCACGTTCATGGGGTCAACGGTGATGACCAGCCGGCGTGGCAGGCAAAGCTCAAGCGGAGCGAGTGGCTCGAGGCGTTGTGCGCCCGGCTCGCGCCGAATGCCGAGATAGGAATGGAGGCCTGCGCATCGTCCCACCACTGGGCGCGAGAGCTGCGAAAGCGAGGGTTTCGCGTCAAGCTGATTGCCGCTCTGTTGGCGATCACGAGAAACCGTAGAAATCTGATCATCTAG